From one Staphylococcus kloosii genomic stretch:
- the lysS gene encoding lysine--tRNA ligase has translation MSEEMNDQMQVRRQKMQELYDLGIDPFGKRFDRSATAEGLHEEWDHLSKEELHEKEDESSVVIAGRLMTKRGKGKAGFAHVQDLSGQIQIYVRKDQIGEEQFDLWKGTDLGDIVGVEGVMFKTNTGELSVKAKSFTLLTKALRPLPDKFHGLQDIEQRYRQRYLDLITNQDSTQTFINRSKILQEMRNYLNKKGFLEVETPMMHQIAGGAAARPFVTHHNALDATLYMRIAIELHLKRLIVGGLEKVYEIGRVFRNEGVSTRHNPEFTMIELYEAYADYVDIMDLTESMIREIAQNVLGTAKVQYGEETIDLESNWKRVHMVDAVKEVTGVNFFEVETTEEAKNLAKEHGIEITSTMKYGHILNEFFEQKVEETLIQPTFIYGHPIEISPLAKKNPEDPRFTDRFELFIVGREHGNAFTELNDPIDQRERFEAQLVEKAEGNDEAHEMDEDFIEALEYGMPPTGGLGIGIDRLVMLLTNSASIRDVLLFPYMRQK, from the coding sequence ATGTCAGAAGAAATGAATGACCAAATGCAGGTCCGCCGTCAAAAAATGCAAGAACTATATGATTTGGGTATCGATCCTTTTGGGAAACGATTTGATCGCTCAGCTACAGCTGAAGGTCTACATGAAGAGTGGGACCACTTATCTAAAGAAGAATTACATGAAAAAGAAGATGAAAGTAGCGTAGTGATTGCTGGACGTCTTATGACTAAAAGAGGTAAAGGTAAAGCTGGTTTCGCCCATGTACAAGACTTATCTGGTCAAATTCAAATATATGTGAGAAAAGATCAAATTGGAGAAGAGCAATTTGATTTATGGAAAGGCACTGACCTAGGCGACATAGTTGGTGTTGAAGGCGTGATGTTCAAAACGAATACTGGTGAATTATCAGTAAAAGCTAAATCTTTCACTTTATTAACAAAAGCGTTAAGACCGTTACCAGATAAATTCCATGGTTTACAAGATATTGAGCAACGTTACCGCCAGCGTTATTTAGATTTAATTACAAACCAAGATAGTACACAAACATTTATTAATCGTAGTAAAATCTTGCAAGAAATGCGTAACTATTTAAATAAAAAAGGATTCCTAGAAGTAGAAACACCAATGATGCATCAAATTGCTGGTGGTGCGGCAGCTAGACCTTTCGTTACACATCACAATGCCCTAGATGCTACATTATATATGCGTATTGCTATTGAACTACACTTAAAACGTCTAATTGTAGGTGGACTTGAAAAAGTATACGAAATTGGCCGTGTATTTAGAAACGAAGGTGTTTCTACTAGACACAACCCTGAATTCACTATGATTGAACTATATGAAGCGTATGCTGACTATGTAGATATTATGGACTTAACAGAGTCTATGATTAGAGAGATTGCTCAAAATGTATTAGGTACTGCGAAAGTACAATACGGAGAAGAAACTATAGATTTAGAGTCAAATTGGAAACGAGTACACATGGTTGATGCTGTAAAAGAGGTTACTGGCGTTAACTTCTTTGAAGTAGAAACTACAGAAGAAGCTAAAAACTTAGCTAAAGAACACGGTATTGAAATTACTAGTACTATGAAATATGGTCATATATTAAATGAATTCTTTGAACAAAAAGTAGAAGAAACATTAATTCAACCTACATTTATTTACGGACACCCAATTGAAATATCACCATTAGCTAAGAAAAATCCAGAAGATCCAAGATTTACGGATCGTTTTGAATTATTTATAGTAGGTAGAGAACATGGTAATGCATTTACTGAACTTAATGATCCAATTGATCAAAGAGAAAGATTTGAAGCTCAATTAGTAGAAAAAGCAGAAGGTAACGATGAAGCGCATGAAATGGACGAAGATTTCATCGAAGCGTTAGAATATGGTATGCCTCCAACAGGTGGACTAGGAATTGGTATAGATCGACTTGTAATGCTATTAACAAACTCAGCTTCAATTAGAGACGTATTATTATTCCCTTATATGAGACAAAAATAA
- the folK gene encoding 2-amino-4-hydroxy-6-hydroxymethyldihydropteridine diphosphokinase, whose amino-acid sequence MKTAYLGLGSNVGERLEQLESAIKILDNVEGVQVSQISSVYETEPVGYVDQPNFLNLCVEVKTELTPQQLLQRCFYTEQQLHRVRDIRWGPRTLDVDILLYEDEIIEEENLIVPHPRMRERAFVLTPLNDIAADVVEPRTQLSISELVIPDDTVKKYKE is encoded by the coding sequence ATGAAAACGGCATATTTAGGTTTGGGTAGCAATGTAGGAGAAAGACTAGAACAATTAGAATCTGCTATAAAGATTTTGGATAACGTTGAAGGTGTGCAAGTTTCACAAATTTCATCAGTTTATGAAACTGAACCAGTAGGTTACGTTGATCAGCCAAACTTTTTAAATTTATGTGTTGAAGTGAAGACAGAACTGACACCACAACAATTGTTACAACGATGCTTTTATACTGAACAACAATTACATCGTGTTAGAGATATTCGTTGGGGACCAAGAACGTTAGACGTAGATATTTTGTTGTATGAGGATGAAATTATCGAAGAAGAGAATTTAATAGTACCTCACCCAAGAATGAGGGAAAGAGCATTTGTCTTAACACCGTTAAACGATATAGCAGCAGATGTCGTGGAACCCCGCACTCAATTAAGTATTAGTGAGCTAGTTATACCTGATGATACAGTGAAAAAGTATAAGGAATAA
- the folB gene encoding dihydroneopterin aldolase, producing MSDTIFLNGLQFYGYHGALPEENKIGQIFIVDITLNVDLTEAGKSDDVLDTVHYGEVFEDVKAIMEGSPVNLVEHLAERIAKRINSHYNRVMETKVRITKKNPPIQGHYDGVGVEIVRSNH from the coding sequence ATGAGCGACACAATTTTTCTTAATGGTTTACAGTTTTACGGATATCATGGTGCATTACCTGAAGAAAATAAAATAGGTCAAATCTTTATTGTAGATATTACGTTGAATGTAGATTTAACAGAGGCAGGTAAATCTGACGATGTATTAGATACTGTACATTATGGCGAAGTCTTTGAAGATGTTAAAGCTATTATGGAAGGTTCACCAGTAAACTTGGTGGAGCATCTAGCTGAACGTATTGCAAAACGTATAAATTCACACTATAATCGTGTAATGGAAACTAAAGTGAGAATAACTAAAAAAAATCCTCCAATACAAGGTCATTATGACGGTGTAGGTGTAGAAATCGTGAGGAGCAATCATTGA
- the folP gene encoding dihydropteroate synthase, with protein sequence MSHTKIMGILNVTPDSFSDGGQFNQIEAAMQRVEEMIDEGVDIVDVGGVSTRPGHEEVSIDEEINRVIPVIKALMRYDVQLSVDTFRSEVAEAAIQAGATMINDQWAGLYDGKMIDIAAKYECEIVLMHNGDGKRDEPVMDEMLVYLLKQANKAEMAGIPKHKIWIDPGIGFAKTRQEEQEVMARLDELVATEYPVLLATSRKRFVKEMIGQDTAPTERDEATAATTAYGIMKGVSGVRVHNVGLNVRIGQSMDFLKENEDERHNFS encoded by the coding sequence GTGAGTCATACTAAAATCATGGGCATTTTAAATGTAACACCAGATTCTTTTTCGGACGGGGGGCAATTCAATCAAATAGAAGCAGCTATGCAACGTGTTGAAGAAATGATTGACGAAGGCGTAGATATCGTTGACGTTGGCGGTGTTTCGACGAGACCTGGTCACGAAGAAGTTTCTATAGATGAAGAAATAAATAGGGTTATTCCTGTTATCAAAGCATTGATGCGTTACGATGTTCAATTGTCAGTCGATACTTTTAGAAGTGAAGTAGCCGAAGCAGCTATACAAGCAGGCGCTACAATGATTAACGATCAATGGGCAGGTTTATACGATGGTAAAATGATAGATATTGCAGCAAAATATGAATGTGAAATTGTTTTAATGCATAATGGTGATGGTAAAAGAGATGAACCCGTCATGGATGAGATGTTGGTATATTTATTAAAACAAGCCAATAAAGCCGAAATGGCAGGTATACCAAAACATAAAATATGGATAGATCCAGGTATTGGATTTGCTAAAACACGCCAAGAAGAACAAGAAGTAATGGCTAGGTTAGACGAATTAGTAGCGACAGAATATCCAGTGTTATTGGCTACAAGTAGAAAGCGTTTCGTTAAAGAAATGATCGGGCAAGATACTGCGCCAACTGAGCGAGACGAAGCAACAGCAGCTACAACTGCATATGGTATAATGAAAGGCGTTAGTGGCGTGAGAGTTCACAATGTAGGACTAAATGTACGTATTGGTCAAAGTATGGATTTTTTAAAGGAGAATGAAGATGAGCGACACAATTTTTCTTAA
- the cysK gene encoding cysteine synthase A translates to MTNNRFENIVDVIGNTPVVKLNRVVDEDAADVYVKLEYQNPGGSVKDRIALGMIEQAEKDGKIKPGDTIVEPTSGNTGIGLAFVCAAKGYKAVFTMPETMSQERRNLLKAYGAEVVLTPGSEAMKGAIKKAKELKEEHGYFEPQQFENPANPRIHELTTGPELVKQFEGKTIDAFLAGVGTGGTLTGVGKVLKEKYPEVQLVAIEPEDSPVLSGGEPGPHKLQGLGAGFVPDTLDTEVYDDIIKVGNETAMDMSRKVAKEEGILGGISSGAAIHAAIQKAKELGKGKTVVTVLPSNGERYLSTPLYSFE, encoded by the coding sequence ATGACAAACAATCGTTTTGAAAACATTGTAGACGTAATCGGCAATACACCTGTAGTTAAATTAAATCGAGTAGTAGATGAAGATGCAGCTGATGTCTATGTTAAACTTGAATACCAAAATCCAGGCGGCTCAGTAAAAGACCGTATCGCATTAGGTATGATTGAACAAGCTGAAAAAGACGGCAAAATTAAACCAGGTGACACTATTGTAGAACCAACAAGTGGTAACACTGGAATTGGTTTAGCATTCGTATGTGCAGCTAAAGGTTATAAAGCTGTATTCACTATGCCAGAAACAATGAGTCAAGAGCGTCGTAACTTATTAAAAGCTTATGGTGCAGAAGTTGTACTAACGCCTGGATCAGAAGCAATGAAAGGCGCTATTAAAAAAGCTAAAGAATTAAAAGAAGAACATGGTTACTTCGAACCTCAACAATTCGAAAACCCAGCTAACCCTCGTATCCACGAATTAACTACTGGTCCAGAATTAGTTAAACAATTCGAAGGTAAAACAATCGACGCATTCTTAGCTGGTGTAGGTACTGGCGGAACTTTAACTGGCGTTGGTAAAGTGCTTAAAGAAAAATATCCTGAAGTCCAATTAGTAGCTATTGAACCAGAAGATTCACCTGTATTAAGTGGTGGAGAACCTGGCCCTCACAAATTACAAGGTTTAGGCGCAGGCTTTGTACCTGACACATTAGACACAGAAGTTTATGACGACATTATTAAAGTTGGAAATGAAACTGCAATGGATATGTCTCGTAAAGTTGCTAAAGAAGAAGGTATTTTAGGCGGAATTTCTTCAGGTGCTGCGATTCACGCTGCAATTCAAAAAGCTAAAGAATTAGGTAAAGGTAAAACTGTAGTTACAGTATTACCAAGTAATGGTGAACGTTACTTATCAACACCATTATATTCTTTCGAGTAA
- the hslO gene encoding Hsp33 family molecular chaperone HslO: MTKDYIVKALAFDGQIRAYSALTTETVQEAQTRHYTWPTASAALGRTMTATVMMGAMLKGDQKLTVTLDGQGPVGKVIADADAKGNVRGYVTNPQTHFPLNDIGKLDVSRAVGTNGSLTVVKDVGMKDYFSGSSPIVSGEVGDDFTYYFAKSEQVPSSVGLGVLVNPDNSIKASGGFIIQVMPGAKDETITKLEDAINNMTPVSKLIDQGLSPEELLYEVLGESNVQILEELPTQFECNCGHDKFLNAIKGLGEAEINSMIEEDHGAEAECHFCRSKYEYSEEELQALIQN, translated from the coding sequence ATGACAAAAGATTATATTGTTAAAGCTCTAGCTTTTGATGGCCAAATTAGAGCTTATAGTGCATTGACAACTGAAACTGTGCAAGAAGCACAAACTAGACATTATACTTGGCCAACTGCGTCTGCCGCATTAGGTCGTACGATGACAGCGACAGTTATGATGGGGGCAATGTTAAAAGGTGACCAAAAATTAACTGTTACACTTGATGGCCAAGGCCCTGTAGGTAAAGTAATCGCTGATGCAGATGCTAAAGGGAACGTTAGAGGATACGTTACTAATCCACAAACACATTTCCCATTAAATGATATTGGTAAATTAGATGTTAGCAGAGCGGTCGGTACTAATGGTTCGCTAACAGTTGTAAAAGATGTAGGCATGAAAGATTACTTCTCAGGTTCAAGTCCGATTGTGTCTGGTGAAGTAGGTGACGATTTCACTTACTACTTCGCAAAAAGTGAACAAGTACCTTCTTCAGTTGGTTTAGGTGTATTAGTTAACCCTGACAACTCTATCAAAGCGTCTGGTGGTTTTATTATTCAAGTAATGCCAGGTGCAAAAGATGAAACAATTACAAAATTAGAAGACGCTATAAATAATATGACACCTGTTTCTAAACTTATCGACCAAGGTTTATCACCTGAAGAATTGTTATATGAAGTTTTAGGTGAATCTAATGTTCAAATTTTAGAAGAATTACCGACTCAATTCGAATGTAATTGTGGACATGATAAATTCTTAAATGCAATTAAAGGATTAGGTGAAGCTGAAATCAACAGTATGATTGAAGAAGACCATGGCGCAGAAGCTGAATGTCATTTCTGTCGCAGTAAATATGAATACAGTGAAGAAGAATTACAAGCACTTATTCAAAACTAA
- the ftsH gene encoding ATP-dependent zinc metalloprotease FtsH, with the protein MQKAFRNVLVIAIIGVIIFGLFSWLNGNGNMPKKLTYNQFVKQLDKGELKSLKIQPEQNVYMVSGKTDKGEDYSSTILYNNNKELEKITDTAQKQHDLKFTVKEEEKQSVFVSILTTLIPVLIIALLFIFFLSQAQGGGGGGRMMNFGKSKAKMYDSQKKRVRFSDVAGADEEKQELIEIVDFLKDNKQFKQMGSRIPKGVLLVGPPGTGKTLLARAVAGEAGTPFFSISGSDFVEMFVGVGASRVRDLFENAKKNAPCIIFIDEIDAVGRQRGAGVGGGHDEREQTLNQLLVEMDGFGENEGIIMIAATNRPDILDPALLRPGRFDRQIQVGRPDVKGREAILHVHARNKPLDETVDLKAISQRTPGFSGADLENLLNEASLIAVREGKKKIDMRDIEEATDRVIAGPAKKSRVISEKERNIVAHHEAGHTIIGMVLDEAEVVHKVTIVPRGQAGGYAMMLPKQDRFLMTEPELLDKICGLLGGRVSEDINFNEVSTGASNDFERATQIARKMVTEYGMSEKLGPLQFSSGSGGQVFLGKDMQGEAEYSGQIAYEIDKEVQRIVKEQYARAKEILLEHKSQLELIAKTLLTEETLVAEQIRSLFYDGVLPEVNYDDAKVANEEDSDFQEGKYGKSYDDIRKEQHELTNKDNQDNNDSNNSEENGSEDQDSSSEQTGHEQAPNIDKPSNPSDPNDPSNRN; encoded by the coding sequence ATGCAGAAAGCCTTTCGCAATGTGCTAGTAATCGCAATCATTGGCGTTATAATTTTTGGTTTATTTTCATGGCTCAATGGAAATGGCAATATGCCGAAGAAGCTTACTTATAATCAATTTGTGAAACAACTTGATAAAGGTGAGTTAAAATCACTAAAAATACAACCAGAGCAAAATGTTTATATGGTGAGTGGTAAAACCGATAAAGGTGAAGATTATTCTTCAACTATTCTATATAACAACAATAAAGAATTAGAAAAAATTACAGATACAGCACAAAAACAACATGATTTAAAATTTACAGTTAAAGAAGAAGAAAAACAAAGCGTATTCGTAAGTATATTAACTACATTAATTCCAGTATTAATTATCGCGTTGTTGTTTATATTCTTCTTAAGCCAAGCACAAGGTGGCGGCGGTGGCGGTCGTATGATGAACTTTGGTAAATCCAAAGCTAAAATGTACGACAGTCAGAAAAAACGTGTACGCTTCTCTGATGTAGCTGGTGCAGATGAAGAGAAACAAGAACTTATCGAAATTGTGGACTTCTTAAAAGATAACAAGCAATTTAAACAAATGGGTTCACGTATTCCTAAAGGGGTGCTATTAGTAGGACCTCCAGGTACAGGTAAAACTTTATTAGCTCGTGCCGTAGCTGGTGAAGCAGGTACGCCTTTCTTCTCAATCAGTGGTTCAGACTTTGTTGAGATGTTTGTTGGTGTTGGTGCCAGCCGTGTACGTGACTTATTTGAAAATGCTAAGAAAAATGCGCCTTGTATCATTTTCATAGATGAAATTGATGCAGTTGGACGTCAACGTGGTGCAGGTGTTGGTGGCGGACACGATGAACGTGAACAAACGCTTAACCAATTACTAGTTGAAATGGATGGCTTTGGTGAAAATGAAGGTATCATTATGATTGCCGCAACTAACAGACCAGACATCCTTGACCCAGCATTATTACGTCCTGGACGTTTCGACAGACAAATACAAGTTGGTCGACCAGATGTTAAAGGCCGTGAAGCAATTCTGCATGTTCACGCTAGAAACAAACCTCTTGATGAAACAGTAGATTTAAAAGCAATTTCTCAAAGAACACCTGGCTTCTCTGGTGCAGATTTAGAAAACTTATTAAACGAAGCTTCATTAATTGCTGTACGTGAAGGTAAGAAAAAAATCGACATGCGTGATATTGAAGAAGCAACAGACCGCGTAATCGCTGGTCCAGCTAAAAAATCACGTGTTATTTCCGAAAAAGAAAGAAATATCGTTGCTCACCATGAAGCAGGACATACAATTATTGGTATGGTGTTAGACGAAGCCGAAGTCGTTCACAAGGTTACAATTGTGCCACGTGGACAAGCCGGTGGTTATGCGATGATGTTACCAAAACAAGATCGCTTCTTAATGACTGAACCAGAGTTACTAGATAAAATTTGTGGTCTGCTTGGTGGCCGTGTTTCTGAAGATATTAACTTTAATGAAGTATCAACAGGTGCATCAAATGACTTTGAACGTGCTACACAAATTGCACGTAAGATGGTTACTGAATACGGTATGAGTGAAAAACTTGGACCATTACAATTCTCTAGTGGTAGCGGTGGTCAAGTGTTCTTAGGTAAAGATATGCAAGGCGAAGCAGAATATTCTGGCCAAATTGCATATGAAATCGATAAAGAAGTTCAACGCATCGTGAAAGAACAATACGCACGTGCGAAAGAAATCTTATTAGAACACAAATCTCAATTAGAATTAATTGCGAAAACATTGCTTACTGAAGAAACATTGGTTGCTGAACAAATTAGATCATTATTCTACGATGGTGTATTACCAGAAGTTAATTACGATGATGCGAAAGTTGCTAATGAAGAAGATTCTGATTTCCAAGAAGGAAAATACGGTAAATCTTATGACGACATTCGTAAAGAACAACATGAATTAACAAACAAAGATAATCAAGATAATAATGATTCTAACAACAGTGAAGAGAACGGTAGCGAAGATCAAGACTCAAGTAGTGAACAAACTGGTCATGAACAAGCACCGAACATTGATAAACCAAGCAACCCAAGTGATCCTAACGATCCAAGCAATCGAAATTAA
- the hpt gene encoding hypoxanthine phosphoribosyltransferase, with translation MHDDLKEVLLTEEDIQSICKDLGKQLTKDYQDKPLVCIGILKGSIMFMTDLIKRIDTHLSIDFMDVSSYHGGTESTGEVQILKDLSSSIEGKDVLIIEDILETGTTLKSITELLESRRVKSLEIVTLLDKPNRRKADIEAKYVGKKIPDEFVVGYGLDYKELYRNLPYIGTLKPEIYSN, from the coding sequence ATGCATGATGATTTGAAAGAAGTTTTACTTACAGAAGAGGATATACAATCAATTTGTAAAGATTTAGGGAAGCAACTTACAAAAGATTATCAAGATAAACCACTTGTTTGTATTGGTATCTTAAAAGGTTCAATTATGTTTATGACTGACTTAATTAAACGTATTGATACTCACTTATCAATCGATTTTATGGATGTATCAAGCTATCATGGTGGGACAGAATCTACTGGTGAAGTACAAATTTTAAAAGACTTGAGTTCATCAATTGAAGGTAAAGATGTATTGATTATTGAAGATATCCTTGAAACAGGAACAACATTAAAATCAATCACCGAGTTGTTAGAATCTCGTCGTGTTAAGTCATTAGAAATTGTGACGTTATTGGATAAACCAAATCGTCGTAAAGCGGATATCGAGGCAAAATATGTAGGTAAGAAGATACCTGATGAATTTGTAGTTGGATATGGTTTAGATTACAAAGAACTTTACCGTAACTTACCTTACATCGGTACTTTAAAACCAGAAATTTATTCAAATTAA
- the tilS gene encoding tRNA lysidine(34) synthetase TilS has translation MEVNTTEWDDNSHVVLAVSTGVDSMVLLHLLNTTLKTSYRKLTCLHVNHGLRLASNEEEQFIQQYCRDLDIPLHTKTLNLNHIVDKGKSIENEARHLRYEWFDKQMKILNGDVLITAHHQDDQIETIFYRIMTGKSTRSSLGIADVSWREGYKIVRPLLNVSKQHIQQYQNQHQIPFYEDETNNQNDYVRNDIRNRILPAIEQNAQLNSQQLLKLKAWHDEQLLHLQARAQAFLQTSSNDELTAPLFISRSEFNALDQALQITVLDVALQKLHTELVFPEKTYNDWFRQLRENVSQSILYSSEKWIIHIAYDKFIIMANYSQQLRNVTITQPDMYQFGHYNIEINKAMPQHQFPLTVRTRKDGDKFKLNGVEGHKKVSRLLIDHKVRADERNQLPVIINNQNEIIAVGTLFIKESYKQAMKIKNMGDELGNA, from the coding sequence TTGGAAGTTAATACAACTGAGTGGGATGACAATAGTCATGTCGTTTTAGCGGTATCAACAGGTGTCGATAGCATGGTATTACTACATTTATTAAATACTACTTTGAAAACCAGTTATAGAAAACTTACTTGTTTACACGTTAATCACGGATTACGACTTGCATCAAACGAAGAAGAACAGTTTATTCAACAATATTGCAGAGATTTAGATATTCCCTTACATACTAAAACGTTGAACCTAAACCATATAGTAGATAAAGGTAAAAGTATCGAAAATGAAGCGCGACATCTACGCTATGAGTGGTTTGATAAGCAAATGAAAATATTAAATGGCGATGTATTGATAACTGCGCATCATCAAGATGACCAAATAGAAACGATTTTCTATCGCATAATGACTGGTAAATCGACACGTAGTAGTTTAGGCATAGCTGATGTGAGTTGGAGAGAAGGCTACAAGATTGTACGTCCATTACTCAATGTATCAAAACAACATATTCAACAATATCAAAATCAACATCAGATACCATTTTATGAGGACGAAACAAATAACCAAAATGACTACGTCCGTAATGATATTCGTAATCGCATACTACCAGCAATTGAACAAAATGCTCAACTTAACTCGCAACAATTGTTAAAATTAAAGGCATGGCATGATGAACAACTACTACATCTACAAGCAAGGGCTCAAGCGTTTTTACAAACTAGCAGTAACGATGAGTTAACGGCACCGTTGTTTATTTCAAGGTCTGAATTCAATGCATTGGATCAAGCTTTACAAATAACCGTGCTCGACGTGGCTTTACAGAAATTGCACACTGAATTAGTATTTCCGGAAAAAACTTATAACGATTGGTTCCGTCAATTACGTGAAAACGTTAGCCAATCAATATTATATTCGTCGGAAAAATGGATAATTCATATTGCATATGATAAATTTATTATAATGGCAAATTATAGCCAGCAATTAAGAAATGTGACGATAACACAACCAGACATGTACCAATTTGGGCATTACAACATCGAGATAAATAAAGCAATGCCACAACATCAATTCCCATTAACTGTACGAACGCGAAAAGACGGCGATAAGTTTAAGCTAAATGGTGTAGAAGGTCATAAAAAGGTAAGTAGATTGTTGATTGATCATAAAGTTAGAGCTGATGAGCGCAATCAATTACCTGTCATTATCAATAATCAAAACGAAATTATTGCAGTTGGCACTTTATTTATAAAGGAAAGTTATAAACAAGCAATGAAGATAAAAAATATGGGAGATGAACTTGGAAATGCATGA